The Mus musculus strain C57BL/6J chromosome 2, GRCm38.p6 C57BL/6J genome has a window encoding:
- the Thnsl1 gene encoding threonine synthase-like 1 isoform X1: protein MLTLTRCHHLKQIAQECLSSLLVKVQSRTQLLLPRASARAESGKSWHSTHSLVGDKNIVLMGPPGSGKTTVGRILGDKLGCCVIDVDSDVLEKAWNMSASEKLQDVGNERFLEEEGKTVLNLSASGSVISLSGSNPMHDASMWHLKKNGIVVYLDVPLTDIISRLKSMRIDRIVGQNTGASLRDSLKHVRLYYKKWYDARVFCESGASAEEVADKVLDVVKRYQDVDSETFISTRHVCLKDHDKKFPPKYFSEAVVEGLASDGGLFVPEKEFPKLSPGEWNNLIGATYIERAQVLLERCIHPADIPAAKLGEMIETAYGENFACSKVAPVRHLSGNQFILELFYGPTGSFKDLSLQLMPHIFAYCIPPGCNYVILVATSGDTGSAVLNGFSHLNKNDKERIAVVTFFPENGVSDFQKAEIIGSQRENGWAIGVRSDFDFCQTAIRKIFNDSDFTGFLAVEYGTILSSANSINWARLLPQIVYHASAYLELVNQRFISFGSPVDVCVPTGNFGNVLAAVYAKMMGIPIRKFICASNQNHVLTDFIKTGHYDLRNRKLAQTFSPSIDILKSSNLERHLYLMANKDGQLMANLYHQLESQLHFRIEKMLVEKLQQEFVADWCSEGECLAAISTTYNASGYILDPHTAVAKVVADKMQDKSCPVLIASTAHYSKFAPAIMQALGIKELNQTSSSQLYLLSSYNALPPPHEALLERMKQKEKMDYQVCVADVDVLKSHAEKLIQNWFVRKSE, encoded by the coding sequence atgcTGACCTTGACCAGATGTCACCATTTGAAACAGATAGCACAGGAGTGTCTTTCTAGCCTGCTGGTTAAAGTGCAGAGCCGCACACAGCTCCTGCTTCCACGAGCCTCTGCACGTGCAGAATCAGGGAAGTCATGGCACTCCACCCACTCTCTTGTTGGAGACAAAAATATTGTCCTGATGGGGCCGCCTGGTTCTGGGAAAACAACAGTTGGCAGAATATTAGGTGACAAACTAGGCTGTTGTGTCATCGATGTAGATAGTGATGTCCTTGAGAAAGCCTGGAATATGAGCGCATCTGAAAAATTGCAGGATGTTGGTAATGAGCGATTtttagaagaggaaggaaaaacagtgTTAAACTTGTCTGCATCTGGAAGTGTGATTTCCCTCAGTGGGTCCAATCCCATGCATGATGCTAGCATGTGGCATCTGAAGAAAAATGGAATTGTTGTATACCTAGATGTGCCTCTAACAGATATAATTAGTCGTCTGAAATCAATGAGAATTGATAGGATTGTTGGCCAGAACACTGGAGCATCTCTGAGAGACTCGCTGAAGCACGTAAGACTGTACTATAAGAAGTGGTACGATGCCCGAGTCTTCTGTGAGAGTGGGGCTTCAGCTGAGGAGGTTGCAGACAAAGTGCTTGATGTGGTTAAAAGATACCAAGACGTGGATTCAGAGACATTCATTTCAACAAGGCATGTTTGTCTTAAAGATCATGACAAGAAGTTTCCACCAAAATACTTCAGTGAAGCTGTAGTTGAGGGATTGGCTTCTGATGGTGGCCTCTTTGTTCCTGAGAAGGAGTTTCCAAAACTAAGTCCTGGGGAGTGGAATAACCTAATAGGAGCAACCTACATAGAAAGAGCACAGGTGCTCTTGGAAAGGTGCATTCACCCTGCGGACATACCTGCTGCCAAATTAGGAGAAATGATTGAAACTGCTTATGGGGAAAACTTTGCCTGCTCCAAAGTTGCCCCTGTCAGGCACCTTTCTGGCAATCAGTTCATCTTGGAGTTGTTCTATGGCCCAACGGGGTCCTTTAAGGATTTGTCTTTACAGCTTATGCCTCATATTTTTGCCTACTGTATCCCACCAGGTTGCAATTATGTGATACTTGTAGCCACTTCAGGAGACACTGGGAGTGCAGTCTTAAATGGGTTTAGCCATCTTAATAAAAATGATAAGGAAAGAATAGCTGTGGTCACATTTTTTCCAGAGAACGGAGTTAGTGATTTCCAGAAAGCAGAGATAATTGGCAGTCAGAGAGAAAATGGTTGGGCAATAGGTGTCAGGTCAGATTTTGATTTTTGCCAGACAGctattagaaaaatatttaatgattCTGATTTTACTGGCTTTCTGGCTGTGGAATATGGAACAATCTTAAGTTCAGCTAATTCTATAAATTGGGCTCGACTACTTCCGCAGATAGTTTATCATGCCTCTGCATACCTTGAGCTTGTTAACCAACGGTTTATTTCTTTTGGAAGCCCAGTAGATGTCTGTGTTCCCACAGGAAACTTTGGGAACGTGTTGGCGGCAGTGTATGCCAAGATGATGGGAATCCCTATTCGAAAATTTATCTGTGCCTCTAATCAGAACCACGTTTTGACTGACTTCATAAAAACTGGACATTATGATCTAAGGAATAGGAAATTAGCACAAACCTTTTCACCATCAATAGATATTCTCAAGTCTTCCAACCTGGAGCGACATTTATACTTGATGGCTAACAAAGACGGACAGTTAATGGCAAATTTATACCATCAGTTAGAGAGTCAGCTTCACTTCCGGATTGAGAAGATGCTGGTCGAGAAGCTGCAGCAAGAGTTTGTTGCCGACTGGTGCTCTGAGGGAGAATGCCTCGCAGCTATCAGCACTACCTACAATGCATCAGGCTATATTTTGGATCCACATACCGCTGTTGCAAAAGTGGTTGCAGACAAGATGCAAGACAAAAGCTGCCCAGTGCTCATTGCATCCACAGCTCACTACTCCAAGTTTGCCCCTGCTATCATGCAGGCACTGGGGATTAAAGAACTCAACCAGACGTCGTCCAGCCAGCTTTACTTACTGAGCTCGTACAATGCATTGCCCCCTCCTCACGAGGCTCTGCTAGAGAGAatgaagcagaaggagaagatgGATTACCAGGTTTGTGTAGCTGATGTGGATGTCCTGAAGAGTCATGCAGAAAAACTCATCCAAAATTGGTTTGTAAGGAAGTCTGAGTAG
- the Thnsl1 gene encoding threonine synthase-like 1 isoform b (isoform b is encoded by transcript variant 2), which translates to MMGIPIRKFICASNQNHVLTDFIKTGHYDLRNRKLAQTFSPSIDILKSSNLERHLYLMANKDGQLMANLYHQLESQLHFRIEKMLVEKLQQEFVADWCSEGECLAAISTTYNASGYILDPHTAVAKVVADKMQDKSCPVLIASTAHYSKFAPAIMQALGIKELNQTSSSQLYLLSSYNALPPPHEALLERMKQKEKMDYQVCVADVDVLKSHAEKLIQNWFVRKSE; encoded by the coding sequence ATGATGGGAATCCCTATTCGAAAATTTATCTGTGCCTCTAATCAGAACCACGTTTTGACTGACTTCATAAAAACTGGACATTATGATCTAAGGAATAGGAAATTAGCACAAACCTTTTCACCATCAATAGATATTCTCAAGTCTTCCAACCTGGAGCGACATTTATACTTGATGGCTAACAAAGACGGACAGTTAATGGCAAATTTATACCATCAGTTAGAGAGTCAGCTTCACTTCCGGATTGAGAAGATGCTGGTCGAGAAGCTGCAGCAAGAGTTTGTTGCCGACTGGTGCTCTGAGGGAGAATGCCTCGCAGCTATCAGCACTACCTACAATGCATCAGGCTATATTTTGGATCCACATACCGCTGTTGCAAAAGTGGTTGCAGACAAGATGCAAGACAAAAGCTGCCCAGTGCTCATTGCATCCACAGCTCACTACTCCAAGTTTGCCCCTGCTATCATGCAGGCACTGGGGATTAAAGAACTCAACCAGACGTCGTCCAGCCAGCTTTACTTACTGAGCTCGTACAATGCATTGCCCCCTCCTCACGAGGCTCTGCTAGAGAGAatgaagcagaaggagaagatgGATTACCAGGTTTGTGTAGCTGATGTGGATGTCCTGAAGAGTCATGCAGAAAAACTCATCCAAAATTGGTTTGTAAGGAAGTCTGAGTAG